The Paenibacillus sp. 481 DNA window ATAATACAGATTTGTTAGTTAAGCCTGACCGAAATTATTCGGTCAGGCTTTTATTTAAAGTAATTGATTCGTTGATTTGTAGTTACATGAACGAATTGATTGTATTTATCTCAGCAAGCTCCCTATCTCTTCATCATTTACATCTTAGAAAATACTCGATTTACCGATGAATGTAAGTTCACTACTTAGCAGGAGTGGTTGCATGAAGTTTTCGTTGTTATTTTCCCGCGCTTTTTTAACACAAAAATGGGTGTTATGGACTTTGTTGTTCGCTAATTTAGTGGGTACCTTATACGGTTACTACTGGTATAAAGGGCAGCTCGAATTTACGTGGAACTACCACCCTGCATGGCAATTTATTTTTGTACCAGATAGTCCTACAGCCAGTTTGTTTTTTACAGTCTCGCTTCTTTTTTTAATCGTCAAGAAACAACCTGTGAGTACGTTCGTGCGCATATTTCGAAAGTGCATCGAGGCGTTAGCTGTCGTCACTTCTATCAAATACGGCGTATGGGCCTGCGTAATGATTGTAGCCAGTGTCGCACAAGGTAAGGCGATCGTATGGCAGGATTGGATGCTAATAAGCTCCCACCTAGCAATGGCAGTTGAAGCACTGTTATTTGTGAGAATGTTCACCTTTGGCAAGGGTGCATTACTTGTAGCATTAAGCTGGACCTGGTTAAATGATGTCGTTGATTATACATATGGTGTGTTTCCCGCTCTTCATATTTCGTTAATGGATGATTTGCAAATTATTTTTCTATTCACATTAAGTCTTACCGCACTATCCGGAATTGTGTCTTGGTGTGCATACCGCTATTGTTCCCGCTATGCTACTAGAGTGGATAACTTTAGGATTCCAATGTAAACGGTTCTAACGATTGTGATCTCTCCATACGATGGTAATGGAGGGATGTTTATATGCGTATTTTTATCGCCATACTAATCGGCTTCATTTGTTTGCACGGGACAGGCACTGCTAAAGCCTTATACGATAATTATTCGTCGACACCATCAACAGGCTGGCGAAACTTCGATATACAGACAGACAAGTTGTATCGACAAGTGGTGGCAGGAGACATGTCTGCCGCTAAAGGTACGATGCGGCATTTACATATGCTTATGCGGAACGATATTTCCAAGCAAGTGGTTGAACATAAGGTCTCGCCAGCTATTGAGCAAACGATAAGCGAGGCGGCGAATCAAGTATATGTACACTTATACGCTTCCAAGCGGGATGCGCAAAAGCTCATTCATTTCACAGCAAGGCTTAAGCTGGCAGCAGATGCGCTTGTGCATCCGCAGGAAGCGCTGTGGTTGCAATATGACACGATTCTGCGCGAAGATTTAAAGCAGATGATAACAGTCAAGCAGGAGTCAGAGTGGAAGCTGGCTTCACAGAGATGGTTGGAGCACCTAGATCGCATCCGGCCTGCTGCGGCGATTCAACGATCGACTGGAGTCATGAATTTGATCAACTCTACAGTCAAAATGGTGGAGCAAAGCTTGCAAGGCACCTTGCTCTGGATAGATGTTCAGCGAAGTGTGTCAACACATAGTGAATCATGGCTCTTGCACTTATTCGGTAAAACGGTTGAACAGACGACGTTTGTTCCGGTGGAAGAGCAAGATGTCCCGCTACGATGGATGTTTACGTTAGCACTTATAGTAGGTATTTCATTAACTTATGTCGCGATTCTTAAATATCGATACGAACGGTATGCAATTTATAGTCACCGCTTTCCGAAAAAATAAAATGGGACTCAACCTGTAGGATTTATGAATGAATCCGCAAGTTGGGTCCTGTTGTCTTTTTTTGACGCGTATGCTCCTGTGAAAAAGCATTTGTTTTCCACCATGCTTTACGATAACATAGTAGCAGAATGACATGGAGAAGGGGATTGCATGGACGACAAAGAGAGAGCCGAACTGTTAAAATTGCTCAACAATAAATCGCTAGCAGATATGCAGCGAGAGGTTGATGTTTACATATCTCAATTTAAAGAAGGCTATTTTAGTCCGTTAGCGATGTTGGCTCGCTTAGCTGAAGAAGTTGGCGAATTGGCCCGCGAAGTAAACCATCATCACGGGGAAAAGCCGAAAAAGCCGACAGAAGCAGACAATTCCATTGAAATGGAGCTGGGTGACCTGCTCTTTATTCTGATCTGTTTTGCCAACTCTCTCGGCATTGATCTCGCAACAGCGCATGATAAAGTGATGCACAAATTTAATACACGCGATGCAAATCGCTGGACAAAAATTGATCAATAACATAAACAAACGATAACTGGGGAGTGTTAATCGATGATGGAACGTATTCGTGTAGCAGTGAGTGGCGCAGGTGGCCGCATGGGGAAAGAAGTCGTTAAAATGGTGCTGGAAGATGAAACATTGCAGCTGGTAGCTGCCGTTGATCCTTCGGCGGGTCCAGTTGATGCCGCATCTTTAGTAGGCCTAGCGAACAGTGGTGTTCTTGTGACATCAGACTTGGAAAAGACACTGCGAGATGTAAAGCCCGACGTTATGGTCGATTTTACAACTCCACATACTGTAATGAACAATACGTTATTAGCGATCCAAAACGGTGTGCGTCCGGTCATCGGCACAACGGGTTTCAGCCCAGAACAAATTGAAGAGCTGCAACAGCTGTCGCAAGCAAATGGTTTAGGCGGGCTTATCGCCCCAAACTTCTCAATCGGAGCTATTTTGATGATGCGCTTTGCTCAGCAAGCGGCGAAGTATTTTCCAGACCTTGAAATCATTGAATATCATGGCGAGCAAAAGCTTGATGCTCCATCCGGAACGGCTGTAAAAACGGCAGAATTGGTTGCGCAAGTGCGTGAGGAGAAGAGACAAGGGCATCCTAATGAGGAAGAAAAAATCGAAGGCTCGCGTGGGGGCTATTATAACGGATTCCGCATTCATAGCGTTCGTTTGCCAGGTGTGTTCGCGCAACAAGAAGTTATTTTTGGCGGCTATGGCCAATCGCTTAAAATTCGTCACGACTCTTACGAGCGCGCGGGTTATATGCCAGGTGTAAATGTTGCCGTGAAAAAGGTAATGACGTTGAATGAACTTATATATGGGTTTGAACATTTGTTAGACGACTAATGTGACATTGTCTTCATTGACTTTGTACACTAAAGCGTAATTCCTACATCATCGCATAGACAACGGAGGTTTCAACATGTTAAACATAGCGTTTATTGCACATGACCGTAAAAAGGATGAAATCGTTAATTTCGTAATTGCTTATGAGCATGTCTTTCATGGTCATCGCTTATTTTCGACAGGCACAACGGGCACACGTATTATGAACCAAACAAAGCTCGATATTCATCGGTTTAAATCGGGCCCACTAGGTGGTGACCAGCAAATCGGTGCGTTAGTTGCGGACAATGAGATGGATCTGATCGTATTTTTACGTGATCCGCTGATGGCACAACCACACGAACCGGACATTATCGCTTTGTTACGTCTTTGTGATGTACAAGGTATCCCTGTCGCAACGAATATTGCGACTGCTGAAATTTTGGTGAAGGCTTTGGAGCGTGGCGATTTTGCATGGCGTGAGCTTGCTGATAAGTACAAGCCGGGAGTGAGTGAATAATGATTGCCGAGCAGCCGTTACATATTTTAGCGTTCGGTGCTCATCCCGATGATGTTGAAATCGGGATGGGTGGCACGATCGCAAAGCATACGGCATCTGGATATCGCGTTGGTATTATTGATTTAACGGAAGCAGAAATGTCGTCTAACGGTACGGTTGAGCTGCGGAAGCAAGAAGCAGAGCGGGCAAACGTGGCGCTGAATGTCACGGTTCGTGACAATTTGCGCCTGCCTGACCGAGGGCTTCGTGTTGAGCAAGAGCATATTGATGCTGTAGTACGAGCGATACGCTATCATCGACCACGTATCGTGTTTATGCCTTATTGGGAGGACAGGCATCCTGACCATATTCAATGCAGCCGCATTGTACAGGAGGCCGTGTTCAACGCCAAGCTGCGTAGGTATATGCCGGAGATGCCAGCACATCAAGTCGAGCAAGTTTATTTTTACTTTATTAATGATTCGGTGTCGCCGCAGCTTGTGCTCGATATTTCCGATGTGTACGAACAGAAGCGGCAATCGTTGTTGGCCTATGAGTCACAATTTACGAAACCGAACGGAAGCGACGATTTAGTTGCCACTCCGTTGAATCAAGGTTACGTTGAACGTGTGGAGGCTCGAGATGCGCTGCTAGGTCAAGGACGCGGTATGGCCTACGCTGAAGGCTTTATGTTAAAAGGACCTTATCAAGTATCATTGTTTAAATAAAAAAAGAATTAGCTTCAACTATTCAGTCACTTAGTCATTTTCTAATGAAATAAGTCGTGGATGCAGGAGCGCGAAGTTGAGGAGGAAACGACTTGAACGATTCATTAAAAATCGGAATAACGTGTTATCCGTCGTTAGGTGGTTCCGGCGTCGTTGCTACAGAGTTAGGGAAGCTACTTGCAGAGCGAGGACATCAAGTTCATTTTATAACTCATAATATTCCGTTTCGCCTAGGGTCAACCTTTCAAAAAAATATTCATTATCATGAAGTGGATGTTAACGATTACTATGTATTCCGATATCCACCCTATGATTTATCCCTTGCGAGTAAAATGGCACAAGTAGCTAACATGCAGCAACTGGATTTGCTCCATGTCCATTATGCAGTTCCGCACGCGATTTGTGCTTATTTAGCGAAGCAGATGGCTCCGCATCTAAAGGTCGTGACAACGCTTCACGGTACAGATATTACGGTATTGGCCCAAGATGAATCGCTTAAAGATATGATTCGGTTCGCGATTAATCAGAGTGATGCGGTTACAGCGGTGTCTAGCGATTTGATTCGTGAAACAAGAGAGTTGCTTGATATCACGCGCGAGGTTGACTTAACGTATAACTTTGTCGATAAACGAGTCTACTATCCGCGTGATTGCTCACAATTGCGATCGGATTTTGCCTTTCCGCATGAGAAAATTTTGATGCACATTTCTAATTTCCGTCCGGTCAAACGGGTTACGGATGTTATTGAAACGTTTGCCCGTGTTCACGAGTCAGTGCCTTCGCGCTTAATGCTCGTAGGCGAGGGGCCGGATATGCCGAAGGTACAGTGTAAAATTCGTGAAATGGGACTTGAGGATCGCGTTCACTTTTTAGGGAAACAGGACGAAATTGCGCAAGTCATTTCATTGGCAGATGTGTTGCTGTTGCCTTCCGAGAAAGAGAGCTTTGGTCTCGTTGCGCTTGAAGCGATGGCTTGCGGAGTACCGACGATCGGCTCGGAAGCAGGCGGTATCCCAGAGTTGATTTCCCATCGGGAGACGGGATATTTAGCGCCTATTGGCGATACCGATTTAATGGCCCAGTATGCGATTGAATTGTTGTCCAATGATGAATTGGCAGCGAAGATGCGTGAAGCATGCTTGCATCGGGCTCGCAACGTATTTTGTAACGACTTGATCACGCAAAAATACGAAGAAATTTATTATCGTGTACTCGGAAAAACGGTTACGCCGTTTGAGCGAGCGACTTGTGAGCTATGATGACCGAACAGTTAAGTGTTCAAATGCAAGGATCCATGTGGGAAGAAGCTATTGGCGTTGTAACAATGCTGGAGCAACGTGGATACCAAGCTTACATGGTCGGTGGCTGTGTCCGAGATCTGGTGATGTCGAGATCGATTAACGATATTGATATTGCTACTTCAGCCTTGCCTGAGCAAGTCGCAGCTATGTTTGAACGTGTAATCCCTACTGGGATGGAGCACGGAACAGTCACTGTTCTTACTGCGGGGCATGCCTATGAAGTAACAACTTTTCGTAAAGAATCAGCGTATGAGAACTTTCGCAGACCTGAGCAGGTCGAGTTCATTGATGATTTGCGAGAAGACTTGCTGCGGCGTGACTTTACCGTGAATGCGATGGCGTTGGACGCTGCAGGTGTGCTGCATGACCCATTCCAGGGTCAGACGGATGTGGCAACACGCCGTATCCGCTGCGTAGGAGATCCGGAGGCGCGGTTTCAAGAAGATGCATTGCGTATGCTAAGAGGCATACGCTTTGCTTCTATTTTGGAGGCGCGGATTGTCAAGTCGACGTGGCGTGCACTTCGCACGCACCGCGAGAAATTACAGCACATCGCAATGGAACGTGTACGTGATGAGTTGTGGAAAATGACAGCTGGTCCGCAGCCAGTGCGTGGTTGGGTGCTTCTCGTACGAAGCGGCCTCTTAACGCATACGAAAGATTCGCTTGAGTGTTTGGCGTCTGCAAGAGTGGAGCATTGGGCGCCGTTGTGGTGTGCGCTTGAAAAGGTAGACGGTGCTGACCTTCGTTTTGCGGTGCTGCTTCTCGGGCATCGCGTAGAGGGGCCAGAAGCGAAGCGTATTATGAATGCGCTTCGTTTATCAAACGCGCAGCAAGATAGACTGCTGCGTATTTTAAGGGTGCAGGAACTTGTTGCGGCACATGAGCAGCACAAGGCGCGTGTGGCGTGCGATAGTCGTATGAGTCATGCGGAGATCGAGAATGACACGGAACGAATAGATGTGGATAAGCAGTTGATGGGAAGTCAGAAAGTGGCTGAATTCGCACTCAAGTGTATGTGGGCGGGGACTTTATTCAGCTGCGGTGAAGAGGCGCTGCAACAATGGTTGCAATGTTGTGCTGCGTTAACGGTGTCAACAAGGCCAGCAGCAACATTATTAACTCCTGCCGGTTCAGATGAGTTAAAGTGTATTCTTTTGCAACAAGGGCAAGCGTGGCTGGATGACATACCCGTACGTAGCTTGCGTGACCTTGCGATCAGCGGTACGGATATTTTGCAAATGACGAGCCGTCCGAGTGGGTCATGGTTAAAATCGTTGCTTGAAGCAGCATGGATGGCAATCGCTTTAAAAGAACTTCCGAATGACCGGATACGATTGTTAAAGTGGATTGAGCACAGGTTGGAGGAACAATGACAGACCGATTACTGGAATTGCTAGCGCAGCATCCGAACGAATATGTGTCAGGCGAGCAGTTAAGCCAACACTTAAGTATAAGTCGGACAGCGGTGTGGAAACAAATTAACCGCCTACGCGCAAAAGGATATGAATTTGATGCGGTACCAAAGCTAGGATACCGCTTGTTACAGCAACCTACACGACTAGACGAGAAGCTCCTGCTTAGTAAACTGCGTACAACATCGTTTGGTCGTCAGTTGCGAATCTTGTGGAAGACGGAATCGACACAAAATGAAGCAACTGCTTGGCTATTGTCAGGTGCCAAAGAAGGCGCTGTTGTAATCGCCGAAGAGCAGACCGGTGGAAGAGGCCGTAGGGGACGAAATTGGCATTCACCTGCTGGCAAAGGCATTTGGATGAGCGTTGTGTTACAGCCAAGCATGCCACTACAATTTACGCCGCATTTAACGCTACTTACAGCTGTTGCGATATGCAGAGCCATTAAAAAAATGCATCCAGTTGAAGTCGGTATCAAGTGGCCTAACGATTTACTCGTGAATGAACGTAAAGTGTGTGGGATTTTGTTAGAATCACAGGCAGAAGATGAACGGCTGCTAAGTGTTATTGCGGGCATCGGCATCAGTGCAAACCTGAGCGCTGACGATTATCCACCAGAGCTGCGCGAAATCGCGACTTCTTTAAGCGAAGTTACTGGCCATGGATGGGACCGAGCGCAACTGATCGCAGAGCTTCTGTTTGAATTTGAACAGTTGTATCATTTGTATGAAGAGCAAGGCTTTGGACCGATACGCTCATTATGGGAGGCGCAATCCATCACGATTGGCCGCATGGTCAGCGTCGATACGCCGCATGGAGTCGTCACGGGCATAGCCCAAAGCTTGGACGAGTCTGGAGCGCTTGTCTTATTGGGACAAGACGGCTGTTACCGTAAAGTTTTTTCTGGAGATGTGCATTTTGCTTAATGAAATGTAACGCTTTTTCTGATATACTATCCTCGGTGGGCGGTATCCGCAAGGAACCGCACTTACCGAGTGAAACAATGAAACCGTGTTCACAAGTCCATATTCCTTGACGAACGTGGTGAACGTTTCTGCTCTGAGCCGAAGGGACCGAGACAGAAGGACGTCCGCATGCGACCTCTTTTTTGCTCTGGAACCTTTTTAGTGGGAACGCTAAAAGGTTTTTTTGTTTTGCGCAAAATAAGAGTTATAAGGAGATGACGAATCTTATGACAAAGAACAAACAGCCACTCACAATCGTGAAAATGAAAACAATGAAGCAGCAGGGCGATAAAATCGCCATGGTAACTGCTTATGATTACCCGTCTGCTGCATTGGCTGAACAAGCAGATGTAGACATGATATTGGTGGGTGACTCACTGGGGAACGTAGTGCTCGGGTATGACTCGACACTGCCAGTAACATTAGACGACATGGTGTACCACACACGTGCAGTACGTCGCGGAGCGCCGAATACGTTTGTTGTAACTGACATGCCGTTTATGACGTATCACAGCACGGTACAGGAAACGATGTACGGTGTGCGCCGACTCATGCAAGAAGGATTTGCAAACGCAGTGAAAATGGAAGGCGGTAGTGAAATTGCATTGATGGTTGATGCGTGCGTGAAAGCGGGTGTGCCTGTGTTAGGCCACATCGGTTTGACACCACAATCTGTCCATCAATTGGGAGGCTACCGAATCCAAGGGAAGACGCCGGAAGATGCCAAGCGTTTGCTTGAAGACGCGCTCGCCTTGGAGCGTGCAGGAGCATTTGGTATCGTACTTGAGCTCGTAACGGATCAAGTAGCGGCATACATTTCCGAACGTTTATCTATACCGACAATTGGTATTGGCGCAGGCGCACAATGTGACGGTCAAGTGCTTGTATACCATGATATATTGCGTTATGATCCGAGCTATCGTGAGAAAAAAATGGTCAAAACGTACGCAGATATCGGTGCAACAGTTCGCGAAAGCATTCAAGCGTATGTGCAAGATGTTAAACAACAGGCGTTTCCAGCTCCTGAACACACTTTTAGCGCTGGTGATGAAGTTGTAGAAAGTTTGTACGGTAACGCTAACGGAACGAGCGTAAGCAATAAGAAGGTGCAGCATACATGATTATTGCACGTACTATTTCTGATATGCGTGCCGCAGTAAACACGCTTAAGCAGCAGCAAATCGCTGCTGGAATCGTTCCATCCGTTGGCTTCGTGCCCACAATGGGGTATTTACATGAGGGACACGCTAGCTTGATGAGAGCTGCGAAAGATTGTAGCATTTCGGTGCTAAGTATTTTTGTGAATCCGATCCAATTTGGACCTAATGAGGATTTGGATCGTTATCCGCGTGACGAGGCAAGGGATTTGCAGCTTGCGGAACAATGCGGTGTGGATGTTGTATTTTTACCAACGGTTGATATTATGTATCCGTCCGCTCGCAAAACGACGATACAAGTTACAGATGTATCCGCGCGATTGTGTGGAGCATCCCGTCCAGGGCACTTTGATGGTGTAACGACGGTCGTGGCAAAGCTGTTTAATATCGTGAAGCCAGATCGGGCTTACTTCGGCATGAAAGACGCTCAGCAAGTGGCCGTTATCCAGCAAATGGTTGACGATCTGAACTTTGATCTGACAATCGTACCTTGCCCAATCGTTCGCGAACAGGATGGACTCGCCCTCAGCTCACGTAACGTCTATTTATGTGCTGAGGAACGTGAGCAAGCCCTTGTGTTGTCGCAAGCGCTCCAATCGATTGATGCTCTGCTCGAACAACATCCTAGCCTCACGGCCGCGGATTTAGTAACGGTGTTACAAGAAACGATTACAACGAAGCCTTTGGCGAAAATAGACTACGTTGAAGTGCTGCAATTTCCATCTTTGCAGCCGCAGCTAACTAACGAGCCGCTTGTACAGTCGCAGACCCAAGTGATCGTAGCGCTGGCTGTCCATTTTGGACGCACACGTCTTATTGATAATCGTTTATTGTTCGCGTAATATCCGATTCGTACTTATACTCATTTACTCAACATATAGAGGGGGAAATACGGTGTTTCGTGAAATGATGAAATCAAAAATTCATCGTGCAACGGTGACTGAGGCGAACTTGAATTATGTAGGCAGTATTACGATCGATGAGCATTTGATGGAATTAGCCGATTTGCTTCCGAATGAAAAAGTTCAAATTGTGAACAATTACAATGGTGCTCGTTTGGAGACGTACGTCATAAAAGGGCCGCGTCATTCTGGTGTTATTTGTTTGAATGGTGCAGCAGCACGTCTCGTCCAGCCTGGAGATAATGTTATCATCATTTCTTATGCGTCAATGACAGATGAAGAAGCTCGTAAGTACGATCCAAAAGTGGTGTTTGTTGACGAGCATAACAAAGCAGTTGAATTGGCGCATGAAGAATTGCATGCTACGATTCGCTAACCATTTATTTGGTATCTTGTAACATTAATGCCAATAACCAATTTCAAGCAGTGCGTTTCTTATTGTTGTTGCGATGGAATGGTGTTTCATTATTTTAAGCAATGATTCACCGCATACAATTGTCCCGGAAGACACAAAATGTACGTGAGCTTAAAAAGGACAAGTCAACGATACGCATCACTCGTGAAGGTGGGATGGAATCGTGCTGCAACAAGTATTCGAAACGATGAATTTGTTATTGGACGAAATTAGTGAGCAATATTCGTCCGCGCAAGGAGAGCAGAAGCAAGAGCTTGAACGGCAACTGTCTTTGTTAAGCTCCATGAGCGATCATATTGTTGATGAGTGGCTGCGCTTCGAAGAGAAGCTGGCTGAAGTTCGACCGCGCGCCAAAGATGCTGGCGCAGCGGCCTCTGCTGTAACGGCGTATGCGGTTGGATCACCTGCCGGAAGTACGAAACAAGCGGCACCGCAAATGCTCGATTACGGAGATCCGCTGCAGCGCGGTCAAGGCTACTTCGCGTTAAATATGTTCAAGCATGCGGTACGTTACTTTGAACTGGCTGTGGAACATCAGCCGGACAGCTTAACGGCACGCGGCTGGTTAGCCATGTCGCATTTGCATTTAGGAAGTAGTCAAGAAGCATGTCGTCATTTTAATTTTATTATTCCATTAACCGAGGACAACAAGCTGAAGGCTCTATCCTATAATGCGCTTGGCTGCATATACGCGAAGGATTTGCAATTTGATAAGGCGCAGCAATTTTTTGAAAAAGCGTACCAAACCGACCCAACCCTCCAAGAAGCGTTACAAAACTTGAAGGCGTGTTCGGGAAAAAAGGGTACGTTGCATTATGGCAGTGAACGGATGGCGCAAATGGCCTAATGAACGAATGACCATATGAGTCGTCCCAATGGAGAAGAAGAGGGAAACGTCAAGTACGTAAAAATACGTACAGATGTTTCCCTCTACTCATTTCCAAACGACCGAACATCTGTTATGCTAATAGCAGTAATTTGTGAGAGGAATTCTACAAGATGAGATTCGCCGTACTGGATTTTGAAACGACCGGAAATCAGCCGAGTGATGAAATTATACAGATTGGTTTAACCGTATTAGGACATGATTTGTCGGTGGAACGTGAGTACCATTCATTCGTTCGCCCAACTATACCGATACCGGAGTTTATTTCACAGCTAACGGGTATTCGTGATGTTGACGTTCAGGATGCGCCTGATATTGATGAAGCGATGACGGGGCTAGTCCCATTATTAAGTGATGTCGTACTAGTCGGTCATCATATTGCGTTTGATTATCAATTTTTGACTCGCGCATTGGAACAGACCGGATATTTGCCTTTTACGGGCCGTATTTTAGACACGATCGAGTTGCTGCGTGTCTTATTTCCTTCGCTCTCTTCTTTTCAATTGGGGGCTGTGACGCATCAATTTGGAATTGAACATGATCGTCCTCACCAAGCTGATAGTGACGCGAAAGCGACAGCTGACGTATTTGTGCGCTGTATGCAGGCAATCGATGATTTACCGTTGTTAACATTGCAGCGTGTAGTGGACGTATTTGGAGCAGAGGAACGCGACTTAAAATGGTTGTTTGAACAGAAGCTGCAAGAGCGGGAACGCAACGTTGCCGATTGGGATGATAACGATGGCTACCACCCGTTCCGTCAGCTCGTGTTGAAACAAAATGATTGGACAGAAACGCAACTTCCGCGCGACCCATCGGAACAAAGCCCGCTTAAAGGGGTGTCGTTCCAATCTTTTATGGATCAAGTGAGATCGAATTTATCG harbors:
- a CDS encoding nucleotide pyrophosphohydrolase, translated to MDDKERAELLKLLNNKSLADMQREVDVYISQFKEGYFSPLAMLARLAEEVGELAREVNHHHGEKPKKPTEADNSIEMELGDLLFILICFANSLGIDLATAHDKVMHKFNTRDANRWTKIDQ
- a CDS encoding methylglyoxal synthase, which codes for MLNIAFIAHDRKKDEIVNFVIAYEHVFHGHRLFSTGTTGTRIMNQTKLDIHRFKSGPLGGDQQIGALVADNEMDLIVFLRDPLMAQPHEPDIIALLRLCDVQGIPVATNIATAEILVKALERGDFAWRELADKYKPGVSE
- the bshA gene encoding N-acetyl-alpha-D-glucosaminyl L-malate synthase BshA, encoding MNDSLKIGITCYPSLGGSGVVATELGKLLAERGHQVHFITHNIPFRLGSTFQKNIHYHEVDVNDYYVFRYPPYDLSLASKMAQVANMQQLDLLHVHYAVPHAICAYLAKQMAPHLKVVTTLHGTDITVLAQDESLKDMIRFAINQSDAVTAVSSDLIRETRELLDITREVDLTYNFVDKRVYYPRDCSQLRSDFAFPHEKILMHISNFRPVKRVTDVIETFARVHESVPSRLMLVGEGPDMPKVQCKIREMGLEDRVHFLGKQDEIAQVISLADVLLLPSEKESFGLVALEAMACGVPTIGSEAGGIPELISHRETGYLAPIGDTDLMAQYAIELLSNDELAAKMREACLHRARNVFCNDLITQKYEEIYYRVLGKTVTPFERATCEL
- the panB gene encoding 3-methyl-2-oxobutanoate hydroxymethyltransferase, with protein sequence MTKNKQPLTIVKMKTMKQQGDKIAMVTAYDYPSAALAEQADVDMILVGDSLGNVVLGYDSTLPVTLDDMVYHTRAVRRGAPNTFVVTDMPFMTYHSTVQETMYGVRRLMQEGFANAVKMEGGSEIALMVDACVKAGVPVLGHIGLTPQSVHQLGGYRIQGKTPEDAKRLLEDALALERAGAFGIVLELVTDQVAAYISERLSIPTIGIGAGAQCDGQVLVYHDILRYDPSYREKKMVKTYADIGATVRESIQAYVQDVKQQAFPAPEHTFSAGDEVVESLYGNANGTSVSNKKVQHT
- a CDS encoding sporulation protein YpjB; the encoded protein is MRIFIAILIGFICLHGTGTAKALYDNYSSTPSTGWRNFDIQTDKLYRQVVAGDMSAAKGTMRHLHMLMRNDISKQVVEHKVSPAIEQTISEAANQVYVHLYASKRDAQKLIHFTARLKLAADALVHPQEALWLQYDTILREDLKQMITVKQESEWKLASQRWLEHLDRIRPAAAIQRSTGVMNLINSTVKMVEQSLQGTLLWIDVQRSVSTHSESWLLHLFGKTVEQTTFVPVEEQDVPLRWMFTLALIVGISLTYVAILKYRYERYAIYSHRFPKK
- a CDS encoding DUF1405 domain-containing protein, which produces MKFSLLFSRAFLTQKWVLWTLLFANLVGTLYGYYWYKGQLEFTWNYHPAWQFIFVPDSPTASLFFTVSLLFLIVKKQPVSTFVRIFRKCIEALAVVTSIKYGVWACVMIVASVAQGKAIVWQDWMLISSHLAMAVEALLFVRMFTFGKGALLVALSWTWLNDVVDYTYGVFPALHISLMDDLQIIFLFTLSLTALSGIVSWCAYRYCSRYATRVDNFRIPM
- the dapB gene encoding 4-hydroxy-tetrahydrodipicolinate reductase gives rise to the protein MMERIRVAVSGAGGRMGKEVVKMVLEDETLQLVAAVDPSAGPVDAASLVGLANSGVLVTSDLEKTLRDVKPDVMVDFTTPHTVMNNTLLAIQNGVRPVIGTTGFSPEQIEELQQLSQANGLGGLIAPNFSIGAILMMRFAQQAAKYFPDLEIIEYHGEQKLDAPSGTAVKTAELVAQVREEKRQGHPNEEEKIEGSRGGYYNGFRIHSVRLPGVFAQQEVIFGGYGQSLKIRHDSYERAGYMPGVNVAVKKVMTLNELIYGFEHLLDD
- a CDS encoding CCA tRNA nucleotidyltransferase, giving the protein MMTEQLSVQMQGSMWEEAIGVVTMLEQRGYQAYMVGGCVRDLVMSRSINDIDIATSALPEQVAAMFERVIPTGMEHGTVTVLTAGHAYEVTTFRKESAYENFRRPEQVEFIDDLREDLLRRDFTVNAMALDAAGVLHDPFQGQTDVATRRIRCVGDPEARFQEDALRMLRGIRFASILEARIVKSTWRALRTHREKLQHIAMERVRDELWKMTAGPQPVRGWVLLVRSGLLTHTKDSLECLASARVEHWAPLWCALEKVDGADLRFAVLLLGHRVEGPEAKRIMNALRLSNAQQDRLLRILRVQELVAAHEQHKARVACDSRMSHAEIENDTERIDVDKQLMGSQKVAEFALKCMWAGTLFSCGEEALQQWLQCCAALTVSTRPAATLLTPAGSDELKCILLQQGQAWLDDIPVRSLRDLAISGTDILQMTSRPSGSWLKSLLEAAWMAIALKELPNDRIRLLKWIEHRLEEQ
- a CDS encoding biotin--[acetyl-CoA-carboxylase] ligase encodes the protein MTDRLLELLAQHPNEYVSGEQLSQHLSISRTAVWKQINRLRAKGYEFDAVPKLGYRLLQQPTRLDEKLLLSKLRTTSFGRQLRILWKTESTQNEATAWLLSGAKEGAVVIAEEQTGGRGRRGRNWHSPAGKGIWMSVVLQPSMPLQFTPHLTLLTAVAICRAIKKMHPVEVGIKWPNDLLVNERKVCGILLESQAEDERLLSVIAGIGISANLSADDYPPELREIATSLSEVTGHGWDRAQLIAELLFEFEQLYHLYEEQGFGPIRSLWEAQSITIGRMVSVDTPHGVVTGIAQSLDESGALVLLGQDGCYRKVFSGDVHFA
- the panC gene encoding pantoate--beta-alanine ligase encodes the protein MIIARTISDMRAAVNTLKQQQIAAGIVPSVGFVPTMGYLHEGHASLMRAAKDCSISVLSIFVNPIQFGPNEDLDRYPRDEARDLQLAEQCGVDVVFLPTVDIMYPSARKTTIQVTDVSARLCGASRPGHFDGVTTVVAKLFNIVKPDRAYFGMKDAQQVAVIQQMVDDLNFDLTIVPCPIVREQDGLALSSRNVYLCAEEREQALVLSQALQSIDALLEQHPSLTAADLVTVLQETITTKPLAKIDYVEVLQFPSLQPQLTNEPLVQSQTQVIVALAVHFGRTRLIDNRLLFA
- the bshB1 gene encoding bacillithiol biosynthesis deacetylase BshB1, encoding MIAEQPLHILAFGAHPDDVEIGMGGTIAKHTASGYRVGIIDLTEAEMSSNGTVELRKQEAERANVALNVTVRDNLRLPDRGLRVEQEHIDAVVRAIRYHRPRIVFMPYWEDRHPDHIQCSRIVQEAVFNAKLRRYMPEMPAHQVEQVYFYFINDSVSPQLVLDISDVYEQKRQSLLAYESQFTKPNGSDDLVATPLNQGYVERVEARDALLGQGRGMAYAEGFMLKGPYQVSLFK